In Leclercia pneumoniae, the genomic window CCTTTGGACGCAGCGGCAGCTTTGGCGTTTGCCAGAGACACGGCCAGGATTGCGTTCGCACCGAAGTTAGATTTGTTTTCAGTACCGTCCAGATCGATCATGATCTTGTCGATGCCAGCCTGGTCTTTCGCGTCTTTGCCCAGGATAGCCTGTGCAATTGGGCCGTTAACCGCGCCAACCGCTTTGGTTACGCCTTTGCCCAGGAAACGGGATTTGTCGCCATCGCGCAGTTCCAGCGCTTCGCGGGAACCAGTAGAAGCACCTGACGGCGCAGCTGCCATACCGACGAAACCACCTTCCAGGTGTACTTCGGCTTCAACAGTCGGGTTACCACGGGAGTCGATGATTTCACGACCGATGACTTTAACGATTTTGGACATTAGATTTTCCTCAGTACAAGTTAAACTAAAACTCCAGACAAACAACGCGTACCAAAGGTACGCGTTGCCGTTCTAACTTTTTTTACTTCGCCTGACGCTTCTGGTAATCGCTGGCGGCTTTCACGAAGCCGGCAAACAGCGGATGTCCATCGCGCGGGGTTGAAGTAAATTCCGGGTGGAACTGACAGGCAACAAACCATGGATGGTTCGGCACTTCGATGATCTCGACTAACTGATCATCCCCGGAGCGGCCCGCAACACGCAGGCCCGCGGCTTCAATCTGTTTCAACAACATGTTGTTGACTTCATAGCGGTGACGATGGCGCTCGGTGATGGTCGGCTCGCCGTACAGCTTGCGAACCACGCTATCATCGGTCAACTGGCAGGCCTGTGCGCCAAGACGCATTGTGCCACCCAGATCGCTCTTCTCGGTACGGACTTCGACGTTACCTTCTTCGTCGCGCCATTCGGTGATAAGCGCCACAACAGGGTACTTACAGTCTGGCACAAATTCCGTAGAGTTCGCGTTTTCCATCCCCGCTACGTTGCGCGCAAATTCGATCAGCGCAACCTGCATACCCAGGCAGATGCCGAGGTAAGGAATATTGTTTTCACGCGCATAGCGTGCGGTGGCGATCTTGCCTTCAACACCACGGTAGCCGAAGCCGCCTGGGATCAAAATCGCATCCAGATCTTTCAGAATTTCAACGCCGCGTGTTTCAACATCCTGCGAATCAATCAGCTTGATGTTTACAGAGACGCGGTTCTTCAGACCACCGTGTTTCAGCGCTTCGATAACGGACTTATAGGCATCTGGCAGTTCGATGTACTTGCCAACCATACCGATAGTCACTTCGCCTGCCGGGTTCGCTTCTTCATAGATAACCTGTTCCCATTCAGACAGGTTAGCTTCCGGACAGTTCAAGCTGAATCGTTTACAAATATAATCGTCCAGCCCCTGAGATTTCAACAGGCCTGGAATTTTATAAATGGAATCGACATCTTTCATTGAAATAACGGCTTTTTCTGGCACGTTACAGAACAATGCAATTTTCGCACGTTCGTTCGCTGGCACCGCACGATCGGAGCGGCAAACGAGGATGTCTGGCTGAATACCGATAGAGAGCAGCTCTTTAACAGAGTGCTGGGTCGGCTTGGTTTTCACTTCACCGGCAGCCGCCATGTACGGCACCAGCGTCAGGTGCATGAACAGCGCGTGTTCACGACCGATATCCACCGCCAGTTGACGAATTGCTTCCAGGAATGGCAGGGACTCGATATCCCCTACGGTACCGCCGATTTCCACCAGCACCACGTCGTGGCCTTCGCCACCCGCGATAATGCGCTCTTTAATGGCATTGGTGATGTGCGGGATAACCTGAACGGTTGCGCCCAGATAGTCGCCACGGCGCTCTTTACGCAGAAC contains:
- the pyrG gene encoding glutamine hydrolyzing CTP synthase, translated to MTTNYIFVTGGVVSSLGKGIAAASLAAILEARGLNVTMMKLDPYINVDPGTMSPIQHGEVFVTEDGAETDLDLGHYERFIRTKMSRRNNFTTGRIYSDVLRKERRGDYLGATVQVIPHITNAIKERIIAGGEGHDVVLVEIGGTVGDIESLPFLEAIRQLAVDIGREHALFMHLTLVPYMAAAGEVKTKPTQHSVKELLSIGIQPDILVCRSDRAVPANERAKIALFCNVPEKAVISMKDVDSIYKIPGLLKSQGLDDYICKRFSLNCPEANLSEWEQVIYEEANPAGEVTIGMVGKYIELPDAYKSVIEALKHGGLKNRVSVNIKLIDSQDVETRGVEILKDLDAILIPGGFGYRGVEGKIATARYARENNIPYLGICLGMQVALIEFARNVAGMENANSTEFVPDCKYPVVALITEWRDEEGNVEVRTEKSDLGGTMRLGAQACQLTDDSVVRKLYGEPTITERHRHRYEVNNMLLKQIEAAGLRVAGRSGDDQLVEIIEVPNHPWFVACQFHPEFTSTPRDGHPLFAGFVKAASDYQKRQAK